The window CATTATCACTAGCCTGATAAAAACGCTGACGTTCAAAATTTTGCGTCCCAAATGCCTGAACTGTACGAATCCCGTTAATAAATTCTATGGCTGTGGAAGTAAAATGACCGTTAGCAATAGAAGTACTAAAACTACTTTCTCGCGCACGCGCATTGAGAGTTGATAAGCCGACACCAGCCAAGGTAAATAGTAATAAAGATGCAATCGATAACTGCCAAGATAGCAAAAACATCGAGATAAAGTAGACAGTAGCGGTGATAGTTCTCGTCATTAAAAATGCCGTACCACTAAACCACTGTTTGATGCGCTCAATTTCTGTGGTAATTGTATTAATCAGTTCCCCAGAGCGAGTTTTTGCGAAGTAACTGAGGGGCAAACTTTGTAACTGTTCAAAAATCTGCTTCCGCAGGCGATCTGCTAAATATAGCTGAGTACTTTCTGTATAGACTTGCGCTAAATAATTGAAACCAGCCCGGAACCAAGTACTGAGTAAAATCAGCAAAGATATCCGATATAACCGATTAATTGCCGAACTATTTGCAGCTAAAATCCAAGTATCAAACCACTCGACACCAGTTTGAATTGGTTTTGCATTGGGGTCAGTTAAGTTTTGCAAAAATGACAGCAAAAACCCAATACTAAAACCTTCAAATGTTGCCGCTATAAAAGAGAAGACTAAAGCAAATATAGCAACCTTGCGGAAATGTTTAAATTCTCGCAATATTAAATAGTTATTTTGCCAAAATGTAGTAGCTTTAAATATATTATTTAATTGTTGGTTTAGTTTAACAAGCATGAGTTTGCGAATAAATGTTTTCTAATTCCTACAGGTGGCTACAGATGCTCTATGATATTTAGCTCTAGTCTAAGTGCGGCAAATGATGTGATCAATTACCGCACTGTTTGTAGAGGTTGTTAGCTAGATAGAGAAGACGGCAGTTAATAATTATGAATTATGAATTATTAAGTTTGATTCCGCCTGGGCTGACCAAGATTTTGTCATCACAGGTAATTGATTCAGGGAAATTTGAGCTTCTGAACTTAATCTTATTGCTGTTGCTAAAGTCCAAGAGCGAGACCCAATAAAACCCATATCACCCCGCAGTACATTGAATAACTGTGGTAAGTTTTCTAGACCAGATTTACGCATCCAAAGAGTTAAGGGTGTAAGCTTAGGTTTGCTTGTCGTGGAGAATTTAATAGCTTGGAAAAGCCTACCTCGTTCTCCTACATACCACTCAGTAGAAAATAGAGAGTCAGGTGAGGTAATTTGCAACAACATTACTAATCCCAACATAGCTGGACTTAGTAATAGCAGCAGAAATAAAGCTGCTATCCAATCAATCAGTCGCAGGAACCATCCCCAAGGTTTACTATTTTGTTTAAACAGTAAATTTTCTGAAGATCCGTAAAGAAACATGGGCTTATGAGATTTTTTACAAGCATCTGCCCAAAACTTTACCCAAGTCTCACCAATTTGAGGGTCTATGCTCACCAAATTTACAGGAGAATGTTTTAAGCAATCGATTAATAATTGCTGGTTTTCTAAAGCTGGCAAATATGGCTGTTTAAATTTACCGGGAGATTTCACTAACAATTTATCCCGCCGCCATTGTAGTGTGCAGTATAGGGTAGGTTCGGTTGCAGGTTGTAGAGTTACACTATCAACAGTCTGTGGAGTACGAACTAATGAGCTAGTCATGTGTCTTTGGATTAGTACGATAGTAAGTTGCTGATCTCGAAGGCGATTCATGCCAAAGACTTTGATCTGAATCTTGTCTTGCTCTCAAAATTAGTAGATGAATGATTAGTAAGAATTCAGTACCCAGGAGTCAGAAGTAATTCAGTATGATTGCTAAATTTGATGGGAGCAAACTTGTTGTTGATGCTGATGAATATTCTGAATATAGCAATCCTAAATGATTTATAAACTTCTTTCTCCCTTGTCTACCCTGTCTTCCTTGTCACGCCACTGAGGGAGTCGGCAGAGCCGCCCAACGCAGTGGCTCTCCCTTGTCTCTGTTGTTTACATATCAAATGGAACTGATATACCAATCAATATTTAGGGAAAACTTGCAGGTAAACTTGGTATTTTGTGAGTAAAAGAAATATTGGATAGATGTAGAGGCAAATCATCCAATATTCCTTTAGGTTATAGATGAGAACTATGTTGAACTTTATCTACCTTTGTTATTGATTTTCTCAGTTGAGAAAAACTAGTCCACTGTTTTCTTTTAGCTGCTTGGAAGGGGCTTTAATCTCTAGGATATAAGAGTCTGTAGAATTGACTATATACGGAAGCAAATTCTTTATTTAGTCTTTAAAATCATGAGACTTAATCATCATAATTATAAAGCTGAGATAAATATACTGATTTTTTATCTAGTAAATAGGATTTAATTTTGACAATTAAAATGTTTAATCAAGACATTAAAAATAAAAAACTTAGATCCCCGATTTCTTGAATAAGTCGGGGATCTATTTTTTCCAGGACATAAAAAATATGTGCGATCGCTCTTGGGGAGGATGCGATCGCACATATCTATAAACTTCCAAGTTGTACTATTTTTCTACCGCTTGTTTCAAAGCCAAACGGTATTCTTTGGGATAATGGACAAAACTGCTATCTGAGCTAGAAACACCATTAGCCACTACCCCAATCAGATTTAACCGACTCAACATTCCTGTAGCTTGAGCAAGTTGGTTACGAGTCACCACACCCATACTAGCCACTAACACCACACTCCGACAGGACGATGCTGTTAACATTGCATCTACCAAACCCAATACAGGCGGCGCGTCTATCAGTACCAAATCATAATTTTCTTCAAAGGTTCTCATCAGTTGCATCATGCGCGGAGAACTCAACAAATGGGCGGGATCAGTCGGTTTTGGCCCAGCCGTCAAAATATCAATATAAGCTGAACCTAAAGATTGAATGCCAATCTGATTCGGTAAAGTAATCTCGCTACCCAGTAAAGTCGAAAGTCCTTGCTCATTAGGCAAATTTAGCTGTTCGTGCAGACTGGGATTGCGTAAGTTAGCATCAATCAACAGCACTCGTTTGTGTAAGCGAGCCGCACTCATCGCCAAACCCAAAGCCATACCTGATTTAGCTTCATCAGGTAAAGCTGAAGTAATCATCAAAGACTTCAAACTAGATACAGTATTGAGCAGTTCAATGTTTTTGTAAATTAAGTCTAGAGATTCCCAACGTGGAGGCGACTGTAACACCTGAATTGTCCAAGGTGCAGGGGTTTCTGGCTTCCCAAAGGGTAACTTGATAATTGAATCTCTGGCTTTAGCGGGGGGTAATTTTGGCGTTGTTCCCAACAAAGGTAAAGCAACTTGCTTTTCTAACTCAGCCGTTGTATGTACCGCATCATCAGAAGCCTCGCGTAAGAAAGCTGCAATTCCGCCCAACATTAACCCCACCACAGCACCTAATAAAAGGTTTTGTTGCAAGTTGGGGCCTAACTGCACACCTACATGGGGTTCTTCTACAACTTCCCAATTAAATCCACCTTTAGCTAATTCTTGGCGCAGTTGTTGTTCGGCTCTTAACAACTGCTCAAATCTTTCGCGGCTAAATACCAACTGTGGTTGGATGCGATTGTAATAAGCCAACAAAGGCGGGAAGCGTTTGATTTCAAAACGTAATTGAGTTTCTTTTTGCGCCAAAGTTTGATCACGGGCGCTCAATGCAACTATTGTTGTTTGAGTTTCTACTAGTTCACTCGCCAAGTTCAAATCAATTTGGCCAAACTGTCCTTGTTCTAACAGCGAGTCTCTAGAACCAACTACACCAGATGATCTTCCGCCTAGAGTTCTGCCTACTTCTTGTTCTAATAATGCTTTTTGACTACCTAACTGCTCTTGTAGCTTCTGTACATTGGGAGTTTCATCAGTAAAGCGCAAACGTTCTTGAGCTAAAGCTAATTCTGTTCTTTGAATTTCATTGAGTAAGCCTTGGTAACGTGTAGATTGGCTCAACCGGGAAGCAACGAGGGCATTTTGGGGAGAACGGTTCAATTGTTCTTCTAAAGATTTCTGTCGTGCTATAGCTTCTTGATATTGAGCGCGAGTTGTACGACGTTCTTGCTCAACATTATTCAGTGCATCTTCCAAAGCTTTGGCTTGAGCTACCGGGTCGATTAAATTTTGGTTACGACGGAATCTTTGGAGGTTAGACTCAGCCGCATTGACTTCTTCACTGGCCTTACTCAACTGTTCCCGGATAACTTGTAGACCTTTTTGCAGCCTAGAATCTTGTTGTTGTTTGTTGTATTCCACATAAACTTCCCGAACAGCAGTTAAAACTTTTTGGGTTTTGATGGGGTCTCTGTCGGTGTAGTCTACTTGGAAAATTTTGGTGGCGATATTATCTTCTTTGGTTTTGAGTTGATTTAAAGCTAAAGCGCCTTTAATCTCACCTACAGTGATGTCTGGATATTCTTTACGCAGTTTATCCACTGCCTTTTGAATCAGCCCTGAACTCTGCATGAGATTTAGCTGAGTGCCTGTATCTATTTCTACATTTGATTCAGTAAACTGATTTTCAACTCCACCTGCTTCTTGTTTACCTTGATAGTTAGGTTCTACTAACAGTTGCATTGAGCTTTTGTAAGTAGGTTTAGTCTTAGCAGTCATAATTGCTGCCATCGCAATTGAAGCTACGAATACTGCGACAAACCAAGGAAACCTACGAATAAAAACTGCTAATAGTTGTCCATAACCCGGCTCTGTATCAGTAATTTTATTTACACTGGGATTAAGACTAGTTTGAACCACTTTTATTATCCTTCTCTGCGAGACGCTACACGAACAACTAACAAGCCAGATGAATAATTAGAATAGAATTCAGGAGTCAAGAGCCAGAACTAAGTATAAATTCTGTGCGACTCGTGGATGAATAAACGGTTTTAAAACTACCTCTAAATTGAAAATTGAGAGGTTTTCCATTAGCTGCGGGTATAAATCACGCACTAATTGATTCTGACTTCTTACTTCTGAATTCTTCTACATACAAGTTTGATCAATAAGTTGCTCAACCTTCCTAAAAAATACTGGTTCTGAGAAATTGTTCACTGCATGATTACGAATATTTTCATAATTCCAAGTGATGCGTCCGGACTCTAGTAATGCAGCTTGTAGAGAGTCTGGTGATTGTCGTTTAAAAAAGACTCCAGTTTCGCCGTGAATTTGGGTATCTAAAACACCACCAGCACCATAGGCAATAACTGGTGTACCACTAGCATTAGCTTCTACAGGAACTAATCCATAATCTTCTAAGGCTGCAACAATCACTGATTTGGCTTTTGCAAACAAATCTTTACGTTTGCGATCGCTAACATGACCTAAAAATTCAATATTATTTAATGCCTTGGCTTTGAGGCGTGCTTGTTCTGGGCCGTCACCTGAGATTAATAATCGCCACCCCAACCAATTAAAAGCTTCGATGATTATATCTAGCCGCTTATAACTGATCATCCGTGCAGATGCTAAATAATAATCTTCTTTGGTATCAGAATAAACAAACTTACTGGTATCAATTGGATAGTTAACTACAATTGCGGGTTTACCATAAATCTGTTGAATTCTCTTAGCAACAACGCTGGAATTGGCAATATATAGGTCAGGTTCCTGAGCATATTTCAAGTCTACATTCCGCATCAATTGAAAAATTTGTTCAATTAACGGCGCGAAATATCGATAATCTCCATACTCACGTAAATATGTTTCTGTATCCCACAAAAAACGGGTGACATTATGACAAAAACAAACATGGTGAGCATCAGGTCTTTTGCGTACAGCTTTGGCAAAACTAGTGCTACTGCTAATAATTAAATCGTAGTCTTGCAAATCCAAAGCCCGAAAAGCAGGAAAGTAAAAGGGTGCCATCATTCTAAAATATTTGGCTGCACCCGGAATTTTTTGTAAAAAAGTTGTATTGACTATCCGCTCACCTAAATCAATAGTTTTTTGTGGGTCATACAACGAAGTAAAAACATCGGCTGTGGGGTAGCGCCTACATAATAATTCAAATACGCGCTCTGCCCCTCCACGCTGTGTTAAATAATCATGGACAAGAGCAATTTTCATAAATTTAATTCAACCTGCTACCAAATTTTATTAGACAAGTAATTTAATTAATTACTGTTAAAACTTTAGTGTTTAGAACTATAAAATTTTATAACCAATTCATTGGTTCAATAGAATACTTTTTGGCAATATTTATCTGATTTTTTTAGTTGCTTCAATTATTTATAATAGTTACTTCTGATCAAAATTCATTATTCAGCAAAAATATTTCTTTAGAGATAGAATAAAGACCGAATTGGAAAAATTGCTAGACTCAGATCCCCGACTTCTTTAAGAAGTCGGGGATCTGGTTACTCACGAATGATTAAATTTAATGTCAGAACTCAGGAGTCAGAATTAGATAAAGCCAAACCGTAAGAATTCAGGAGTCAGAATCCAGGAGCCAGAAGAGTTAAAGAATAAGGAGAAATATTTGATGAGTCAATTTGCTAATCTACAAATAGATACCTCTAAATTCTGACTTCTGACTCCTGAGTGCTGAATTCTTACGCCAAATCTTACACCACATTGAATAATGATTGTGAGAAATAAGTAGAAGGACTAAATTAAACCTAACTTGAAGTTGCCGGGTTTCGACACTTCGACAAGCTCAGTGCATCGCTGCGCTCAACCCTCGTCTTCTCAAGGATCGAGCATTGAGCGTTCGCGTAGCGTCTCCCTTGGGGAGAAGTCGAAATGCGTCTTCTAAATAATTGTGTCCACCTACTTAGATTTATTGTAAAGACGTTGTATACAACGTCTCTACTCACTTCTACAATCTAAAATTCAAAATGGGATTACCCAACAGCTACGAGAACTTTTTCAGAAGCAAAATAAGCATTTTGTTCTGCGCGTAATTGGTCACAAAGTCTACCTTCGGGTAACTCTACATCGTCATAAGTCAGCACTTGATCGCGGGGAATATCTCGTTTTAAGCGACAGCCTTCAGCTAAACCCATTGGTAGAAGTTTTTGTGCTTGAACGATGGGTGAATTTTCACATTGACCGTAGGTCATATAGTAACCAATGCCGTCGAGAGTTTCGCCAGCTTTCAAATCGATTTTGGCCGTTGTGACTACATCGACCATTGGTTTATTAATTGGAGCCATGACTGCATCATGGAATAAGACAGCACGAGCCACTGATAAGGGAACTTCAAAATGACAGAGGTGATAAGGAGTATAGAAGCTATAGAGAGGCCCTTCACCTAATTTGTAGAGGTTGAGGTAGTGGCGTTGTTTGGGGTCGTCGTGGGTAGCGAAGACAAATACACCGGGGCCTGGTTTAGCACCAACTACATAATCGACGATACCGCCTAATTCTTTGAGTTGGTCAATGTCATACATATTGGTCATTTCATCAACATGACCTGTGAAGTCATAGCCCAGCATTCCCCGTTTAGCGACTTGCATTCCAGTAGCATTAGCGACGATCGCCTGCTCAAAGGAAATTTTGCTACCATCAGCAAAGCTTGTTACCATGTGGGCTTTTTGTCCCCAACGTTTAGCAAAGCCTTCTTGGGTGGTGGGGTTGCGATAGGGGTCTTGCAAGCCTTTGATGTTACCGCACAGTAATGGTGTTAAACCAATGCTCTGCACGAAGCGGTACAGATTCATTTCTACCCCTGGTTGGTCGCCATCGCAAGCACTGAGGATAACGCCTGCTTTGTCGGCGTAAACTTTCAGGATGGGGCCGACAGTACCATCGAGTTCAGCATTCATCATAATGACATGCTTGCGATGGGCGATCGCTTCCATAACGATATGAGCGCCAAATTCAACTGCGCCAGTTACTTCAATAATTGCTTCAATGCTCTCGGCTTGACAGATGATTTTAGCATCGTCGGTGATTGTATATTTGCCACTGGCGATCGCATCTTCTAAATCGCTGACAGTGTTCACCACTTGCACATCTGCAATACCAGCTTCTGTATAAGCTCTTTTGGCTCCATCAATACTGCGGTTGAAGATAGCAACTAACTCCATTCCCGGAACAGAATTAATAATTTGATTAGCAATTCCTCGCCCCATAAAGCCAGCACCAATCATTCCCACTTTGATGGGATTACCAGCAGCAGCACGAGCTTTTAAAGCATTATCAATAATAATCATGAAATCCCTCTGATTGCTATTTGTTATATATTCAGAATTACTGTTAATCAATTAGGCAGCTAACACTGACAGAAGCCTAGCAGAATTTTGAAAACTTCCCTTCTGCCTCCTGCCTGCTTGGTGAGCGAAGTCGAACCACTGCCTTCTGCCCTTATACATTTGCCGAAACAGCTTCAGCTTCTCCAACACGCATCATACTCAACAATGGCCAATTCAAATCTTTTTCAGAAATTTCTGTGACTTCTACAGGCCATTCAATGTTGAAAAATGGGTCATTGTAGCGTAAGCCACGCTCATATCCTGGTGTATAAAACTCACCAACTTGATAGATAACTTCTGCATCATCGGTCAGTGCTTGATAACCATGAGCAAACATTTCAGGAACATATAAAGCCCGACGATTTTCGGCGGTTAATTCCACACCAATATGCTGTAAAAATGTTGGTGAATTAGGACGCATATCAATAATTACGTCATAAATTGCCCCTTGAGTACAGCGCACTAATTTTGTTTCGGCTGCGGGGTGCAGTTGATAGTGCATTCCCCGCAGAGTACCTTTTTTATAGTTATAAGATAAATTACATTGAGATACTACTGGTTTTAATCCGTGGGCTTCAAATTCTTGAGCGCAAAAATATCTAGCAAAAAAACCGCGATGATCATTTTTGGCTTCTAAGTCAATAATGTAAGCATCTTGAAGACTTGTAGCGGTGAAAATCATGAATTACCTCAATATTAATGTTTGATTGTTTCAGAATTTGGGAGCTATAAATCAGTACTCAAAATACTTAAAAAATCAGGAAAAATTCATGAATATAAATATCAATTATCCTAGATATATTTTAAATACTCACCCTTCGACAAGCTCAGGGCATCGCTTCTGAATACTGAGTTATAAACTCTTACTTAATTTGTGAAACCAGAACTTTTTCTGATTCAGGTACAGTCACTTCAGCTCTGGGATGGGTATCATCCCAAAATTGTGTACACAGGTCTGGTCTTTCAGGAGGGTTAGCTGTGTAGCAAAAGAACAGGGTTGAGCGTGTTTCGCTGCGTACAGTTCCGTGATGTAAAGTATTTTTAGTATCTACAAAAATGATTGTACCTGCTGGCCCTGGACAAGATTTCCAAGCTGATTGAGGTATGACTTTTTTGACAATTTCATCATCAATCCCCATATAGTTTGACTTTAAAAGCTGGTAGTAAAGCCACCAAGATTTCAGACTAAATAAATGTGTTAAAGAACGGGGAATGTATTGAAAAGGGCCAGTTTTTTCTTCTACATCATGCAAGCAAACAAAGATTTTGATTAAGCGTCGGTCTTCAGCATCGCTATGCCATAATAAAGTGCCGAATTGATGATCACTAGGGAAATCTTGGCGTAAGTGTACACCATGAAAAGTGATAGGTAGGCCAATATAATTTTCAATTATATTTAGCAATCTTTTTTGCGTTGCCCATTGAGAAAATTCTGGTAAAGCCGTCACTGTGGTAATGTGCGGCCATTTTTCGGCTAAATTTTCATTGTTGGGCTTTCGTATCCGCGACAATTGATAATTAGCAGCTTGGAGTAGTTCAGCACTAAAATCTAAACCCAAATCTGCCAAAGTTGTCGCATAAACACCATCTCGTTTGAGAGTCTCGACAATGATGCGATCGCGTGATTCTAATACTGGTAAATTTTTAGTATGTCGCCAACGTTTGAGGTTAAAAACCAAGTCGGAGTATAGGGAAAATATTTTGTATTTAATTTTTTTTAGCATGAGCTTATGATGTCGAAAATTGTCAGTCAACAGTTGGGAATTTATTTCCTCAATTACTAGAGTGATACTATGTATCACTAAGCAATTTCTTGCAGTATTTCTGGTTTCGGAAAAGTGTCATCCCAATATTGAGTGCAAAGTTCTGGTCGTTTGGGTGGATTAGTTGTATAAACAAAAAATAGTGCTGACCTTGCTTCGGTGCGGATGGTACCGTGATGTAAAGCAGTTCTGGGATCTGCAATGAGTACTGTACCGGCTTTCCCCATACAAGATTGCCAAGCTGATTTGGGAATAATTTTTTCTACTTGTTCATCGTTAATTCCTAAGTAACCAGACTGACGCAACTTGTGGTCAATTCGATAGGAATTTAAGTGCGGATATGATGTTAAAGATAAAGGAATATACTCAAACGGCCCGTGCTGTTTCTCAACATCATGGAGATAAATAATTACCTTAACCATTTTGCGGTCTTCGGAATCTTTATGCCATAATAATGTGCCGAATTGATGTTCATTTGGAAAGTCTTTGCGTAAATGTACACCGTGAAAAGCAACGGTTAAACCTAAATAATTTTCAATTATCTTTAATAGTCTGTTATTACTTCCCCATTGATAAAATTCTGGTAAATCTGTGACTGTATAAATTTGTGGTAGTCGCTTATTCAAATGAGCGTTATGAACATCTGCCATTCTGCTTAATTGTTGATTAGCAGCTTGTAGCATTTCTGGGGTGGATGGTAAGCCTAAATCGGCGAGTGTGGTTACATAAGCACCTTCTCGTTTGAGGGTTTCGACAATCAAGCGATCGCTTGATTCTAATGCCGGCAGTTTGGCTGTATGCTGCCAGATTCTCATTCTATAAGCTAACTCTGAGTTGAGTGTTGCCATTTTGCCTTTTAGTGTATTCAGCATGGCACAAATACCCCATTAATTTACTGTGATTACGTTAATAAGCTTTAGAAACCAGAATTCAGGAGTCAGAATTCTGCTAGATAGAAATTTTGTAAGTTTCTATGTATTAATTGTCAAACTTGATTCAACTCTGACTCCTAAATTCCGTATTCTGAATCCTTAGATTTTCTGGAGTGTTTCTGGTTTAGGATAAGTATCATCCCAGTATTGAGTACAAAGTCCTGGTCGTTTAGGTGGGTTAGCAGTGTAGACAAAAAATAGTGTGGAACGCTCTTGAGTGCGTACAGTTCCATGATGTAAAAGTCGCTGGGTATCAACAATAATGACGGTACCGGCTTTACCTGGACATGACTTCCACGCTGATTTAGGCACAATTTTGTCTAAGGTTTCATCGTCAATGCCTGTGTTATAAATTTTGGAATACAGGCGATAGAAATTAAGATTAGAGATAGAAGTAAACGATGCTGGTACATATTCAAAAGGGCCGTTTTTTTCTTCTACATCATTTAAGTAAATGATAATTTTAATAATCCGGCGATCTTCTGAATCTCTGTGCCATAGCATGGTGCTGAATTGACTAGTATTTACAAAGTCTTTACGTACTTGTACACCATGATAGGCAACAGGAAGACCAATATAATTTTCCAGAATATTTAACAGCCTTGTTTCCTTTCCCCAGTTATAAAAGTTAGGCAAATGGGTAACTGTGTAAATTTCTGGAGGATTTTGAGCAGAAGCTGTATAGTTATCAGTACCAATATTTGGTAATAAGCTATTAGCAGCTTCGAGTAATTGTGGTGTAGTGGCTAATCCCAAATCAGCGAGTGTTGTTATGTAAATACCTTCGCGTTTGAGGGTATTAACGATTAAGCGATCGCCTGGGTCTAGGGTTGGCAAATTTGGAGTATACTGCCAGAGTTTGATTCTATAAGCTAACTCTGAGTTTATTGCTTCTATCTTGTCTTGAAGTATATTTAGCATAGGTAGATTATTTTGTTTTGATAATAGATTTTGGTTGCGATCGCCTGTTATTTGCACATCGTACTTCTTGGGGAGTTGGTTCGTGAGCTTCGGCAAGTTTCAAGTCTCCCAACGCCATCACATCAAACACCGAAAGACTAACTAAAGCAACAAACGGAACCGCTACTTTAATGGCAGATACAGGCCATCTTCTTAAAGCTCCCAAGAAAACTTTTAAATTAACTTCTTTGCCATTTTGTAATAGCATCCGTCTGCAAAATTGCTTAGAATAGCCACATTCCTCTAGTTTCAAAATGACTTCGGGAATATGTTTATACTGCATTAATAAGGCTGATTTTGGCTCTTTTTGCCAATAACTCACACCCACAATACATTCTAAATAAGTTTCTTTAGTGACGATTATCTTACCGTGTCCAGCGCAATAGCCAGCCAAATATGCTAAAGAAATCCAATTACTTGCAGCATCCGGCCAAATTTGTAAGGCACGTTTTATAAAGTCAGCGCGGTAAATACTAGCTGTGAGAAAAATAACTGCGCCAACGCTTTTCGCAAAGCAATGTTCAAATATCGCTTTACTATCTCCACGACCATCTTCTGCATCAGCATCAAACCAGCGATTTCCCACAATTGTGGGGGGATGAACTGGTTCGTTGGTAATTTTATTTCTTCCAGAAAAATTGAGAAATAATAATCCTAAATCTTCATGTTCTTTGAGCTTATGAATTACATAAGGAATAGCTCTATCTTGAATTGGATCATCATCTCCAATTGTCCAAACATACTTGGTTGTCACAGAACTTAGGCAATACATAATATTCC is drawn from Aulosira sp. FACHB-615 and contains these coding sequences:
- a CDS encoding glycosyltransferase family 2 protein; this encodes MNKLLTIAIPTYNRAELLDKQLSWLGKAIQGFESECEILVSDNCSTDHTQAVIQKWQAKLSNITFRSNRNPENLGVMRNIMYCLSSVTTKYVWTIGDDDPIQDRAIPYVIHKLKEHEDLGLLFLNFSGRNKITNEPVHPPTIVGNRWFDADAEDGRGDSKAIFEHCFAKSVGAVIFLTASIYRADFIKRALQIWPDAASNWISLAYLAGYCAGHGKIIVTKETYLECIVGVSYWQKEPKSALLMQYKHIPEVILKLEECGYSKQFCRRMLLQNGKEVNLKVFLGALRRWPVSAIKVAVPFVALVSLSVFDVMALGDLKLAEAHEPTPQEVRCANNRRSQPKSIIKTK